The region AGGCCAGTGATTTATACACTTATTCCTATGATCTTTTTAGTGCTTATGACTATTGCTTCAATGATCTATAATTTTAAGGTCTTTATGCATAAACCACTTCTACTTACTCTCTCGGCAGTAATTCTTGCGCTTTCAATCTGGCTGTTGCTTGAGGCATATTTAGCATATAAAAACCAAAAGTCCGCAAAATAATATTGTACTTATGAATCCTTTTCTTCTTATAAGGCGTATATAATTTACAAATGTGAAGTTGTACAAAATTGCGTAGTATTAAACTAGGAGAAAAACAATGAAACGAAAAATTTTTATAGTTCTTGGAATATTGGTTCTTGCGCAGGGGTATCATCTATTTGCAAACTCCTACGATGAAGAAGCTGATATTAAGGTAAGAAAAGAGGCCAGAGCAAATGAAAATTACGAAAGGGCTGTTTTTGCAGGTGGATGTTTTTGGTGCATGCAGCCGCCTTTTGATTATTTAGACGGCGTAGTTACAACGACAGTTGGATTTACCGGGGGCCCAGAGAAAAGCCCTACATATAAAGAAGTAGCTTATGGCAGAACAGGTCACACTGAGGCAGTAGAAGTTATCTATGATCCAAAGAAAATATCTTATGACAAACTCTTATCAATATTTTGGATGAGTTTTGATCCTACCGATGGCGAAGGACAGTTTTATGATAGAGGTAGTCAATACAGGCCAGGAGTTTTTTACTTAAATGAAGATCAGAAAAAACAAGCTCTGGCATCAAAGAAAAGTCTAGAAAAATCAGGAAGATTCGCTGAACCTATAGCAGTTGAAATAACCGAGTTTGATGTTTTTTGGGACTCTGAGGAATATCATCAAAAATACTATCTTAAAAAACCTGCTCACTATAAGTCATATAGGATCGGATCTGGCAGGGATAAATTTATTAAAAAACATTGGGGCAGTCAGGCCAAAAAATAGGCTCTAATTTAACTTGCAAAAGTTTAATCTTAATCCGTATAATATAGATGTTGAACAAGTTGATAGGGTTGGTTGCGCTTCTGTGTTTACTCTATAGCTGCAGCGCTTCTAACGAGATAAAGCATGTCTTGGCTAACGATTCTTACCGCTGTGAAGAATTTGATGTAACTAAGCAGAGAATGTTAAGCCTAATTAACCGCGCAAGAGCTAAGAGCAGAAACTGCGGCTATAAAATTTATACCTCAGCACCACAGGTAACCTGGAACCCTACATTAGCCAGGGCCGCGCTTGATCATTCAGTTGATATGGCTACAAAGAACTTTGTAAGCCACCAGGGCTCAGACGGTAACGACGTAACAGATAGGGTCCAAGAAGTGGGCTATAGCTGGCTCTTGGTTGGTGAGAATATTTCGGCAGGCCGAGAAGATTCTTCAGATGTTGTTGCCGCATGGCTAGATAGCCCAGTACACTGTGAGAATATTATGAAGCAAGGCTTTACAGAAATAGGGGCTGCGTGTTTTCATAATAAAGATACAAAATATAAAACATTTTGGACTGTTGTATTTGGATCCCCAAAGCTAACTCAAAACCGAGTTAATCTTCAATAATTGCTATTGGTCTTACCCATCCGGCGCTAGCATCTTTTATCTTGATAGGAGGGCATACAACTTTAAAACCGGATGGCGGAAGCAGTTCAAGATTAGCAAGTTTTTCTATCTGGCAATATTCCTTTTCTATACCTGCAAAATGTGCGCCCCAAATTACGCTAGAATCTCCGGTTTCTTTAAATTCCTCAACCATTGCCCAAAACGGCCTATCCCAACCGGCTGAATCAGTCCCCATTACTTTGACTCCTTTCTCACAAAGCCATAGTGTGGACTCTTTTGAGAGTCCCGGAAAATCAGACCAGTATTCTTTTGTTCCCCACAGCTTATCTGCGCCTGTCATGACTAGTACTATATCAAAGGGCTCTATTTCATATTTAATTTGATGAAGGGCTTTTTTTAGATCCCAGCTTGTTATAAGTTCTCCAGGCCTTTTATGCCTCATATCAATTACAACCCCATTTCCATAAAACCACTCAACCGGCAGCTCATCTATAGTTTTGGCTTGTTCTCCCTCTGATTCCGGATGGTAGTGCCATGGCGCATCCATATGGGTGCCGACATGTGTTCCGAGTGTTACATACTCATTTGCCCAACCCAACCCTTTTGGTAGATCCTCTTTCTCGCACTCAAACCGCATCATCATATACTCAGCAGTATCTTGGTGTTTTTCATATTCGATTTTCAGCTTTTGGTGTTCAGGCCCAGGTGCAGGCTCTATATTTATGCTAAGGTCTATAATGCGCATATTAGAGGGCATAGTCCTATTATATGATAATTCTGGTTAATATAAAAGTGAGATGAGTACTACTTATAATAACTTAAGAAAGCTCGGTGGATCTGAGTTAATGGTATCCCCGGTTGGTCTAGGGTGTCTTCAATTTAGCCGCGGAAAAGGAATCTCGGGCACGATGTGGCCAAGTTTAAGCAGGGAAGATATTAGATCAATCGTTGAAATTTCCATCAAAGGCGGTGTTAACTGGTTTGATACTGCAGAGCTATACGGGTGGGGTGAGTCAGAAAGAGCCCTATCGTCTGCAATATCTGATCTCAAAATAGATCAAAGCGAAATAGTTGTTGCCACGAAGTGGTGGCCGCTATTTAGAACCTCAAGCTCAATAACCAAAACTATAGATGACAGAATTACAGCCCTGAATATAGAAAAAATTGATCTATATCAGATACACAATTCTTTTTCATTCTCAAGTGTTCAATCAGAAATCAAAGAGATGGCGAAGTTGGTTGATGAAGGCAAAGTCAGATATGTCGGCGTGAGTAACTTCTCAGCCAGTAAAATGCGTAAAGCTCATAAGGAACTTTCAAATTATGGGTTTAAACTAACAACTAACCAGGTTAATTACAGTCTTTTAAAAAGAGATATAGAAACAAATGGGGTATTGGATACTGCCAAAGAGCTTGGTATTTCTTTGATCGCATATTCGCCGTTGGGAAGAGGGCTGCTAACGGGCAAGTTCCACGATAACCCGAAGTTGATAAAAAAAAGACATATATTCAGAAGGTTGTATGCATCTCTTAATGAGCGAAAGATTAATAAATCAAGGCCTGTCATAAATGCTCTGAAAAGTATAGCTCTT is a window of Thermodesulfobacteriota bacterium DNA encoding:
- a CDS encoding cyclase family protein, which gives rise to MRIIDLSINIEPAPGPEHQKLKIEYEKHQDTAEYMMMRFECEKEDLPKGLGWANEYVTLGTHVGTHMDAPWHYHPESEGEQAKTIDELPVEWFYGNGVVIDMRHKRPGELITSWDLKKALHQIKYEIEPFDIVLVMTGADKLWGTKEYWSDFPGLSKESTLWLCEKGVKVMGTDSAGWDRPFWAMVEEFKETGDSSVIWGAHFAGIEKEYCQIEKLANLELLPPSGFKVVCPPIKIKDASAGWVRPIAIIED
- a CDS encoding CAP domain-containing protein, which gives rise to MANDSYRCEEFDVTKQRMLSLINRARAKSRNCGYKIYTSAPQVTWNPTLARAALDHSVDMATKNFVSHQGSDGNDVTDRVQEVGYSWLLVGENISAGREDSSDVVAAWLDSPVHCENIMKQGFTEIGAACFHNKDTKYKTFWTVVFGSPKLTQNRVNLQ
- the msrA gene encoding peptide-methionine (S)-S-oxide reductase MsrA; amino-acid sequence: MKRKIFIVLGILVLAQGYHLFANSYDEEADIKVRKEARANENYERAVFAGGCFWCMQPPFDYLDGVVTTTVGFTGGPEKSPTYKEVAYGRTGHTEAVEVIYDPKKISYDKLLSIFWMSFDPTDGEGQFYDRGSQYRPGVFYLNEDQKKQALASKKSLEKSGRFAEPIAVEITEFDVFWDSEEYHQKYYLKKPAHYKSYRIGSGRDKFIKKHWGSQAKK
- a CDS encoding carbon starvation protein A produces the protein RPVIYTLIPMIFLVLMTIASMIYNFKVFMHKPLLLTLSAVILALSIWLLLEAYLAYKNQKSAK
- a CDS encoding aldo/keto reductase yields the protein MSTTYNNLRKLGGSELMVSPVGLGCLQFSRGKGISGTMWPSLSREDIRSIVEISIKGGVNWFDTAELYGWGESERALSSAISDLKIDQSEIVVATKWWPLFRTSSSITKTIDDRITALNIEKIDLYQIHNSFSFSSVQSEIKEMAKLVDEGKVRYVGVSNFSASKMRKAHKELSNYGFKLTTNQVNYSLLKRDIETNGVLDTAKELGISLIAYSPLGRGLLTGKFHDNPKLIKKRHIFRRLYASLNERKINKSRPVINALKSIALKYQVTPSQVALNWVINSNGETIVAIPGATTRGQASDNAGAMSFELSQDDIVYLNDVSSLV